In Anguilla rostrata isolate EN2019 chromosome 1, ASM1855537v3, whole genome shotgun sequence, a genomic segment contains:
- the si:dkey-29b11.3 gene encoding actin-binding Rho-activating protein-like: METEDSHAQCNVTREPHVISVKGLKENWQKWSNDHLEYQKHNPFSNDRAMTVQLQRGQEGYGRPPEGSRTEERGKEAHSHVEREVEELCRVIRDIGESREDGRPAVEFGTLFEHYVTISNKVVGILLRARKQGLVHFEGEMLWQGRDDHVLIRLLQ; the protein is encoded by the coding sequence ATGGAGACCGAGGATTCACATGCTCAGTGTAACGTTACAAGAGAACCACACGTCATCTCAGTGAAGGGGTTAAAGGAGAACTGGCAGAAGTGGTCCAACGATCACCTGGAGTATCAGAAACACAATCCCTTCAGCAACGACAGGGCAATGACGGTGCAACtccagagaggacaggaaggTTATGGGAGGCCGCCCGAGGGCTCTAGAACTgaggaaaggggaaaagaaGCTCACTCGCACGTCGAAAGGGAAGTAGAGGAGCTGTGTCGGGTGATCAGAGACATCGGGGAGAGTCGTGAAGACGGACGGCCTGCCGTGGAATTCGGAACACTATTTGAGCACTACGTCACAATCTCTAACAAAGTTGTGGGGATATTGTTGCGTGCACGGAAGCAGGGTCTTGTCCACTTCGAGGGTGAGATGTTGTGGCAAGGGCGTGACGACCATGTCCTCATCAGGCTTCTTCAATGA